The following coding sequences lie in one Oncorhynchus masou masou isolate Uvic2021 chromosome 20, UVic_Omas_1.1, whole genome shotgun sequence genomic window:
- the LOC135506609 gene encoding serine-rich adhesin for platelets-like, whose product MRLSTSAKSTSAKSTSAKSTSVNPPLPGQPLSSAKSTSAKSTSAKSTSAKSTSANSTSFKSTSVICQSTSAKSTSANSTSVNSTSAKSTSAKSTSVNSTSAKSTSSTSAKSTSANSTSVNSTSAKSTSAKSTSAKSTSSTSAKSTSAKSTSAKSTSANSTSFKSTSVICQSTSVNSTSANSTSVNSTSAKSTSAKSTSVKSTSVKSTSSTSAKSTSANSTSVNSTSAKSTSAKSTSVNSTSAKSTSSTSVIVKSTYAKSTSAKSTSVKSTSVKSTSVKSTSVKSTSAKSTSANSTSFKSTSVICQSTSAKSTSANSTSVNSTSAKSTSAKSTSAKSTSSTSAKSTSAKSTSAKSTSANSTSFKSTSVICQSTSVNSTSANSTSVNSTSAKSTSAKSTSVKSTSVKSTSSTSVKSTSVKSTSAKSTFAKSTSANSTSFKSTSVICQSTSAKSTSANSTSANSTSVNSTSAKSTSAKSTSAKSTSSTSVKSTSVKSTSVKPTSAKPTSAKSTSVKSTSVICQSTSVKSTSTKSTSAKSTSTKYTSAKSTSAKSTSAKSNSTKSTSTKYTSAKSTSTKSTSTKSTSVKSTSSTSAKSTSAKSTSAKSTSANSTSFKSTSVICQSTSVNSTSANSTSVNSTSAKSTSAKSTSVKSTSVKSTSSTSVKSTSVKSTSVKSTSAKSTFAKSTSANSTSFKSTSVICQSTSAKSTSANSTSANSTSVNSTSAKSTSAKSTSAKSTSSTSVKSTSVKSTSVKPTSAKPTSAKSTSVKSTSVICQSTSVKSTSTKSTSAKSTSTKYTSAKSTSAKSTSAKSNSTKSTSTKYTSDKSTSTKSTSAKSNSTKSTSAKSTSAKSTFHPPLSSAKSTSAKSTSAKSTSTKSTSTKSTSAKSTSAKSTSAKSTSAKSTFQLPILLKYFLYLCSTVSQQVKANFRRMMSAGEN is encoded by the exons ATGCGCctgtccacctctgccaagtccacctctgccaagtccacctctgccaagtccacctctgtcaa tccacctctgccaggTCAACCTCTgtcatctgccaagtccacctctgccaagtccacctctgccaagtccacctctgccaagtccacctctgccaattCCACCTCtttcaagtccacctctgtcatctgccaa tccacctctgccaagtctaCCTCTGCCAATTCCACCTCTGTCAattccacctctgccaagtccacctctgccaagtccacctctgtcaattccacctctgccaagtccacctct tccacctctgccaagtccacctctgccaattCCACCTCTGTCAattccacctctgccaagtccacctctgccaagtccacctctgccaagtccacctct tccacctctgccaagtccacctctgccaagtccacctctgccaagtccacctctgccaattCCACCTCtttcaagtccacctctgtcatctgccaa tccacctctgtcaattcCACCTCTGCCAATTCCACCTCTGTCAattccacctctgccaagtccacctctgccaagtccacctctgtcaagtccacctctgtcaagtccacctct tccacctctgccaagtctaCCTCTGCCAATTCCACCTCTGTCAattccacctctgccaagtccacctctgccaagtccacctctgtcaattccacctctgccaagtccacctct tccacctcggTCATTGTCAAGTCCACCtatgccaagtccacctctgccaagtccacctctgtcaagtccacctctgtcaagtccacctctgtcaagtccacctctgtcaagtccacctctgccaagtccacctctgccaattCCACCTCtttcaagtccacctctgtcatctgccaa tccacctctgccaagtccacctctgccaattCCACCTCTGTCAattccacctctgccaagtccacctctgccaagtccacctctgccaagtccacctct tccacctctgccaagtccacctctgccaagtccacctctgccaagtccacctctgccaattCCACCTCtttcaagtccacctctgtcatctgccaa tccacctctgtcaattcCACCTCTGCCAATTCCACCTCTGTCAattccacctctgccaagtccacctctgccaagtccacctctgtcaagtccacctctgtcaagtccacctct tccacctctgtcaagtccacctctgtcaagtccacctctgccaagtccacctttgccaagtccacctctgccaattCCACCTCtttcaagtccacctctgtcatctgccaa tccacctctgccaagtccacctctgccaattCCACCTCTGCCAATTCCACCTCTGTCAattccacctctgccaagtccacctctgccaagtccacctctgccaagtccacctct tccacctctgtcaagtccacctctgtcaagtccacctctgtcaagccCACCTCTGCCAAgcccacctctgccaagtccacctctgtcaagtccacctctgtcatctgccaa tccacctctgtcaagtccacctctaccaagtccacctctgccaagtccacctctacCAAGtacacctctgccaagtccacctctgccaagtccacctctgcgaAGTCCAACTCTACCAAGTCCACCTCTACCAAGtacacctctgccaagtccacctctacCAAGTCCACCTCtaccaagtccacctctgtcaagtccacctcg tccacctctgccaagtccacctctgccaagtccacctctgccaagtccacctctgccaattCCACCTCtttcaagtccacctctgtcatctgccaa tccacctctgtcaattcCACCTCTGCCAATTCCACCTCTGTCAattccacctctgccaagtccacctctgccaagtccacctctgtcaagtccacctctgtcaagtccacctct tccacctctgtcaagtccacctctgtcaagtccacctctgtcaagtccacctctgccaagtccacctttgccaagtccacctctgccaattCCACCTCtttcaagtccacctctgtcatctgccaa tccacctctgccaagtccacctctgccaattCCACCTCTGCCAATTCCACCTCTGTCAattccacctctgccaagtccacctctgccaagtccacctctgccaagtccacctct tccacctctgtcaagtccacctctgtcaagtccacctctgtcaagccCACCTCTGCCAAgcccacctctgccaagtccacctctgtcaagtccacctctgtcatctgccaa tccacctctgtcaagtccacctctaccaagtccacctctgccaagtccacctctacCAAGtacacctctgccaagtccacctctgccaagtccacctctgcgaAGTCCAACTCTACCAAGTCCACCTCTACCAAGTACACCTCTGACAAGTCCACCTCtaccaagtccacctctgccaagtccaactctaccaagtccacctctgccaagtccacctctgccaagtccaccttcCA tccacctctgtcatctgccaagtccacctctgccaagtccacctctgccaagtccacctctacCAAGTCCACCTCtaccaagtccacctctgccaagtccacctctgccaagtccacctctgccaagtccacctctgccaagtccaccttcCAGTTGCCTATTTTGTTAAAATATTTCCTGTATTTATGTTCAACTG tctcacaACAGGTCAAAGCTAACTTCAGGAGAATGATGAGTGCTGGGGAGAACTGA